One window of the Cydia splendana chromosome 18, ilCydSple1.2, whole genome shotgun sequence genome contains the following:
- the LOC134799605 gene encoding insecticyanin-A-like translates to MLFLVCCLLGVFGAWADNIQGECPTIKIQENLDYTKFSGSWYNVASYASDGRSIYDCATLDFQEDNLGYTLKEAYVVAELGNRTHKSYLARVDPTFDAGNRAQFIVSYENADKVLQFPFFILSTDYDNYAIAYTCKTYKKKPRTHYVFSWVLSRNKQKLEGESLKKVEDALSKYTELAEHRQSFVFKEFSDAECQFSQKFETDFFTSNFW, encoded by the exons aTGTTGTTTTTAGTATGTTGTCTGCTTGGAGTTTTTGGGGCTTGGGCGGATAATATACAGGGAGAATGTCCAACGATCAAAATTCAAGAAAATTTGGATTACACTAAG TTTTCAGGCAGCTGGTACAACGTGGCCAGCTACGCCAGCGATGGTCGATCGATCTACGACTGCGCTACGCTGGACTTCCAGGAGGATAATCTGGGTTACACCCTGAAGGAGGCCTACGTGGTTGCTGAACTGGGGAACAGGACTCACAAGTCTTATCTGGCTAGGGTTGATCCCACCTTCGATGCTGGAAACAGGGCGCAGTTCATTGTCAGTTACGAGAATGCTG ATAAAGTGCTGCAGTTCCCGTTCTTCATACTATCCACTGACTACGACAACTATGCCATCGCATACACCTGCAAGACTTACAAGAAGAAGCCGAGAACCCATTACG ttttctCCTGGGTCTTATCAAGAAACAAGCAAAAGTTAGAAGGAGAATCACTGAAAAAAGTAGAAGACGCTTTGTCAAAATACACGGAGTTGGCCGAGCACAGACAGTCATTTGTTTTTAAAGAATTCTCAGACGCAGAATGTCAGTTCTCGCAAAAATTCGAGACAGATTTCTTTACTAGTAATTTTtggtaa
- the LOC134799238 gene encoding insecticyanin-A-like has translation MLRILIFVSLLCHVFGYFTLPGKCPERVNLKEDFRLAEFYNDWYQTYSYSSDGHRHNNCSVLNLITKPTGIYLNQSRVDRGLFHRYSVGRMVIQSDIEKPAYLDIEFQFENAPRRLKTRRYPFRVLATNYNYYATVYTCEYSPLIDKHFIYVWVLSRSHLLNEVSLALATKPLQQIGVDPAKLVKEDWSKCQPKYYEDQATEPMTFRYPVPI, from the exons ATGTTgagaattttaatatttgtctCATTGCTTTGTCATGTGTTTGGGTATTTCACATTACCTGGAAAATGTCCCGAAAGGGTGAATTTGAAAGAAGATTTCAGGCTGGCTGAA TTTTACAACGACTGGTACCAAACCTATTCTTACTCGAGCGATGGTCACCGCCACAACAACTGCTCAGTACTCAATCTCATCACCAAACCCACTGGAATATACCTGAATCAGTCCAGGGTAGACCGGGGCTTGTTCCATCGATACAGCGTCGGAAGGATGGTCATACAGTCGGACATTGAGAAGCCTGCATACTTAGATATTGAGTTTCAATTTGAAAATGCTCCAAGAAGAC TAAAAACAAGGAGATATCCATTCCGAGTGTTGGCAACCAACTACAACTACTACGCTACCGTATATACTTGCGAGTATAGCCCTTTAATCGACAAACATTTCA TTTACGTCTGGGTTCTATCTAGATCCCATCTACTCAACGAAGTGTCACTAGCCCTCGCTACGAAGCCACTGCAGCAGATCGGAGTAGACCCTGCCAAGCTGGTGAAGGAAGATTGGTCTAAATGCCAACCCAAATATTATGAGGATCAGGCTACTGAGCCTATGACCTTTAGATATCCCGTGCCGATTTAA